caaatgttgactagtatacagttgaaagaaaaagtatgtgaaccctttgggcttacttggatttcttcataaattggtcataaaatgtgttaaagtcacaacaatagagaaacacagtctgcttaaactaataccgcacaaacattatacgttttcatgtttttattgaacacaacatgtaaacattcatagtgcagggtggaaaaagtatgtgaacctttgggtttaataactggttgaccctcctttggcagcaataacctcaaccaaacatttcctatagttgcagatcagacctgcacaacggtcaggagaaattttcgaccattcctctttacaaaagtgtttcagttcagcaatattcttgggatctctggtgtgaatcgctctcttgaggtcatgccacagcatctcaatcgggtggaggtcaggactctgactgggccactccagaaggcgtattttcttctgttgaagccattctgttgttgatttacttctatgctttgggtcgttgtcctgttgcatcgtccatcctctgttaagcttcagttggcgGTGGTCTTAAGTTTTCCagcaaaatgtcttgataaactttggaattcatttttccatcaatgacagtaatccgtccagggcctgaggcagcaaagcagccccaaaccatgatgccccatccaccatatttcacagttaggatgaggttttgatgttggtgtgctgtgccttttgttctccacacatagcgttgtgtgttctttccaaacaactcaattttggtttcatctgtccacagaatgttttgccagtagtgctgtggaacatccaggtgctcttttgcaaacttcaaacgtgctgcaatgtttttttttggacagcagtggcttcctccaTGGTGTCTTCAGATGAACTCCATTCTtctttaatgttttccttattgtagatttgtcaacaaaaatgttagcatgtgccagagatttctgcaagtctttagctgacactctaggattcttcctcacctcattgagcattctgcactgtgctcttgcagtcatctttacaggacgaccacacctagggagtgtagcaacagtgctgaactttctccatttgtagacaatctgtcttaccgtggacacatggacatcaaggcttttagagatacttttgtagcccttcccagctttatgtaagtcaacaaCTCTTGAGcgtaggtcttctgagagctcttttgtgcgaggcatggttcacatcagacaatgcttcttcagaacagcaaactcaaaactggtgtgtgttttgtattggacagggcagctttaatcaacacatccaatctcatcacattgattggaccccaggttggctgactcctggctccaattagctcttggagaagtcattagcTTAGGGTtttacatactttttccaccctgcatgcactataaatgtttacatgttgtgttcaataaaaacatgaaaacgtatgtttgtgcggtattagtttaagcagactgtgtttctctattgttgtgacttagatgaagatcagaacacattttatgaccaatttatgaagaaatccaagtaagcccaaagggttcacatactttttctttaaactgtatatacatacatagccctaatatatgtacatacatatatactAAATATCTACTTGccagatattttttatttaagtataTATGTTAACTTTTACAGCATCAGTGCTAttgtaacaaaaaaaataacaaaatagtGGTTTTGTAAAGTTCATTTAGGAGTAATGTGGGTTTATAGGCTTAACTCGAATTTTCTTCGATaacaatttacatttacatttatgcattttagtatgtgtgtttcctaaGGATCAAACCCATGTCATTTGCATTGTTGACACAGTGCATCAAAGACCTTTGGAAGACCGTTATCGCCAACTACAAATGaagagatgttttttttttacttttttaattgtttggctATAAGTCTTCATTAGATTTGAAGAAAAGCCTCATGGACACAACATGAAAGAGCAGTAATTCTTGTAAATGCAACACACAATGAGTAATTTATACTTACCAATACAATGGTAAGGTGGAGGATAAGGCTGTAATAACTAAGTTAGTGCTGACACATAGATGATAATTATTAGTCAAGTTAGTCAATTTAGTCAAGTTTGTACAAAGTGTAATTTTCTATGTCGCGAAAACAATGTCCACACCCAAAACACGACTATCTATAGTGGTCATGTGATCCTTGTCTTTAAATGTTGTATTTGATTAGAGGTGGAGATATGGGAAATTCCAGACTTAAACTATGGGAAGACTAGTATGGGCTAGaccaaaattaaaataatgagTTAAATTATGGGAATGGAACATCAGAGCTATTTGGTCTGACTCAATCCTCGCTTATTATCGATGAATGTCTCACTAATAACCCCGGGCAAAAATACTGTAATGTATGATTATGTGCAACAGAGATCATAACAGATTTATGATGTAATTTTGACATACATGGTGAAtgtcatacatttacatttgacaTTTTATACTACAATAAACACAACACAATGCTTTAAATTAGAAATatctttttaatttattaaataacaaGCAACTACGTTTCAAAATCTGCTTAATAAGATCTTGTGCTGTAGGAGAAAACTATATAAAGTCACGTTGTGTCAAACAAGGTTTATTATCCTATAAACAGCATTCAGCATTGTACCACAAAAAGTCAGCAAGTTCAGCATTCATGTTATTCCAACGGCATAATTTATCTGTTTACATTATTTACAACTTGCCttcaaaaatgtacatttgtcTATAGTCAAtcttgtattgtttttaaaataaagtggtGGTAGCTGTGAAACATTTTAGCCATAAATTCAAAATAACAATAATCTCTTGCAACATTTGGATAAATGAACATTCATGGggtaaaactttataaacaccAAAAGGATGCAGTGTTTAAATTGTACATTTGCGGACGTGTAAATCGGATCACATAGATTACAGACTTTCAACTTTGATCTCAACTTGCATTCACCTCCTTATCTTGCGTTTTAAATGGAAGGTTTTATTATGGTCcttgaaaaacacaaaacagtTGGATTAAAGGCAGGAGAAATGCATCATTCCCATTAGGGTTGATTCTGGTTCACGCAATGATATTTGATGGGTTAGCTAATGGCATTcataaaacactgctgaaagagtggtgttaaaaaaaatctaataaataatAGGACATGCCAATGTTGCATAGTCAGCTCATTTTATCCCAGCTTCCTTCAGACAAACTTCCAAACACTGGGAGTTTGGCTCAACAATAGAAGTAACAGtgaaataaaagtgttttcatGTAGTTTCAACTGTAGGCCCAGGGCCACAGGGTACATTTCTTTAGTTGCCAGTGAAACATGTCAAAACAGCAATAGGACATTCAATGAAGGCTGGATAAAATCGGATGCAAACGACAACCGAATTTCCAAACATCACGAGACAAAGGAAgtagttttaaaaaacaaactcaGAGATGCCaaaacatttcatatttaacTCTGTATGTGCTTCATTCAATATTTTATCCATGTACATCTAAATAAATCAATCAAGAGAAACAAATCTAAATGAACACTAAATAGCATCAATACGAATATACTCCTATAAAAGCcataagaataatgttaaagaAGTTTTAGAGCAACAGTTGTGTTTTATGTACAAATTTGAAAGTGGACATATCAGGCACTTAAATAGTGTTTAAGATCACGTcaacaaaactttaatataaTTCCACTACGTCCTTGACCTATGGATGGGTTGTGGCTTATCGAGGGCTAAGTTTTTGGAAACAGCCGATTTCCATCTCCGGGGAAACATTcccacacacaaaacacacggAGAACAAAGCCAGGCTCTCTGTATATAGAAACTGAAAAAGATGTGCTGATAGAGGAGCGGATTTATCTGTCCTTGGAGGTGAGCTTCTCAATCAGCTCCTGAAGGGGTGCAAGTTCCTTCCTGTCAATCAAATTGAACTCctaaaaaagagaaaatgtgatattttattAGGAAATCAAAAACAATGTTCAAATGATCATATGTAAACAGACCAGGGACCAGCTCACCCAATCTACACAGCAGATATTTACTAATTATTCAATTTATTATTTAACTATACTGTAATATTAACACAGTAACCAAAATATATtcaagtcacaatgaaattgaaattaaaaagtttacatttttaatctaACCTCGAAACAATCTTTCTTTATCTCCGGTCACGAGGATTTGCAAGAGTATGGGGCCCGGAAAAAAATCAAAGCAATTAACAAATAGCTACACGTCCCAACTTCCCATTACCAAATTAATTCAAAATAGACGAATTTAAGATCCGCCCAACCTTTCTTTCTCATTTCAGAGATCGCTTCACTATGATATCCTTCACGaaagggaaaataaaataatccctattttagtttcattgtgactttgaTGAACCAAATGAATAATTCCTTTAATGTAAAAGACCACAGACACCTGAACAAAGAAGATAAAGTGCTTGAAAGAGGTGTTGAGATGCGCCTCCTCCTGCAGCTGGATAACTGAATCAAAGTGCTGGTGGTAGATGTGAGCGTAAACACGGAAAAGTCTCTTCAAAATTGTCTTGGCTACCGACATGAAGTTCTTTGGGAAAGGAACCCCTGTTAGAGACACACAGAGAAATCAGATTTATTAGGCAGTTtaccttcataataaaaacctACATTTAAAAACCGCATGTTGTGATTATTTGTGTTATCtttcattaatatttatatttaaatataaaaaaatcaggAAGGAGGAAACACTTTACACAACACTTTACATATCCTAAATTTCATaattagatttacatgaaatttgCTAAGGCAATTATTTCTGCAGATTTGTTCAGGTAGTTATTTCAGGATAGACTATTTTAAGACCAAAGAAAACCTACATCATGCAAGATCTATAAACATGTCATGAAAAATGGACCCATGAGTCAAAGAGTTTTGGAAAAAGTAACATTTGTTGTGCTATCTGGACATCTACAGTGAAATGAGCCACCTATTTTTGAAGGGAAAAGTGTCTCATCGTCAAGCTGATCCTGGACCCAAGTCATCAGGTAATCGATGTACTTCGGAGCTGAACATTTTATTGGCTTTTTTATGTTGGTTCCATCTGCCCAGTGATATTCATACCTGTGGATAACAGATAAGAAACATTTACGTTACACCCGTGCAAAATTCAAAATGATTTGTTGTGATAATGCCCTGTTAAAACTCACTTGGGTCCAGCAGACATCAGTGGGCAGCTTTCCTCAGTGCAGAAGTCTGTGATGGTCCCATACAGCATGTTGATCTGGTTGAAGAAGTCAACGGCTACCAGAAGAAAGCACATGCAGGGGTACATCATAAATGTATGGGTACATCATAAATGTACCTATTTATCTGTTTTGCACAGACAAGTTGTCTAACATTCAGAAGACTGACTAAAAGCcattatactgtatgtaacaCTTTCTGTGAAATCAAGGCAAATATCTAAACAaaagattaggagcatcaaagttagTGATATAGTAGTGGTGGCTGAATAATAATGAAACTTATAGGTCATATAATGGGTATAGTAATTAATGGTAATTCCAATCCCCTCATTAAAAACTGCCAATAACTTCAGGTAAAAGTAATATTGATTCAA
The sequence above is drawn from the Misgurnus anguillicaudatus chromosome 22, ASM2758022v2, whole genome shotgun sequence genome and encodes:
- the mob1ba gene encoding MOB kinase activator 1Ba gives rise to the protein MSFLFGSRSSKTFKPKKNIPEGSHQYELLKHAEATLGSGNLRMAVMLPDGEDLNEWVAVNTVDFFNQINMLYGTITDFCTEESCPLMSAGPKYEYHWADGTNIKKPIKCSAPKYIDYLMTWVQDQLDDETLFPSKIGVPFPKNFMSVAKTILKRLFRVYAHIYHQHFDSVIQLQEEAHLNTSFKHFIFFVQEFNLIDRKELAPLQELIEKLTSKDR